A stretch of the Malus domestica chromosome 08, GDT2T_hap1 genome encodes the following:
- the LOC139198074 gene encoding uncharacterized protein — MLDASARGALVDKTPMAAKALIANRALNAQQYEGLGQRDPSRQQVNEFHEEGKLSSSTIVNPNRGFESTKAITLRSRKEVGIKPNTSRPSQNEDERLLIEEDELDKATARKEVSMPQPPSATKLSNSGKDNVILTPSNPIPPNAPFPCRFMQSKNEENEKDILETFRRVEVNIPLLDAIKQVPRYAKFFKELCTTGKRISNKEVVKVSENISAVLQRKLPTKCKDPGSFTIPCVIGNNKFEHAMLDLGASINVMPYSIYASMNLGELKNDGVIIQLANRSNAYPKGVLEDVLVQVNDLVFPADFYVLEMEDSAHSTHRSSLEDPS, encoded by the exons atgctagatgcttcAGCGAGAGGTGCATTGGTTGACAAAACACCAATGGCTGCAAAAGCcctaattgccaaccgagcgttaaatgcacaacaatatgaaggacTTGGACAAAGAGACCCCTCACGGCaacaagtcaatgag TTTCATGAAGAAGGAAAACTCTCTAGTTCAACCATTGTGAATCCGAATAGAGGCTTCGAATCCACTAAAGCTATTACGTTGAGAAGCAGAAAAGAGGTGGGAATCAAGCCAAATACGTCTAGACCAAGTCAAAACGAGGATGAAAGGTTGCTAATTGAAGAGGATGAATTGGACAaagccacggcaaggaaagaaGTCTCAATGCCGCAGCCACCTAGTGCAACTAAACTGTCCAATTCAGGTAAGGATAATGTAATTTTGACTCCttctaaccctattccaccCAATGCACCTTTCCCTTGCagatttatgcaatcaaagaatgAGGAGAATGAGAAGGACATTCTTGAGACATTTAGGAGGGTGGAAGTGAATATTCCACTCcttgatgcaattaaacaagttccaaggtatgctaagttttttaaGGAACTTTGCACAACAGGAAAGAggatttcaaacaaagaagttgtaaaggtaagtgagaatatttcagctgttttgcaaagaaaactaccaacaaaatgcaaagatccaggcagttttacaattccttgtgttattggaaataACAAGTTTgagcatgctatgttagatctaggagcatccattaacgtcatgccatactctatttatgcatctatgaacctaggagagcttaaaaacgatggtgttatcATTCAATTAGCcaatcgttctaatgcatacccaaaaggggttttggaagatgttttggtgcaggttaatgACTTAGTATTTCCAGCGGACTTCTATGTGCTTGAGATGGAAGATTCAGCCCATTCTACACACCGATCCTCCTTGGAAGACCCTTCATGA
- the LOC139198075 gene encoding uncharacterized protein → MSPFCLIYGKPCHLPVELEHRAHWAVKAFNIDIDAAGIHRKLQLNELEEIRNEAYENTFIYKEKTKATLDKMIRGKTFSIRQKVLLFNSHLRLFPVQIQSLKTGHEFKVNGDRLKPWYETFE, encoded by the exons ATGTCCCCATTTTGCCTcatctatgggaaaccatgtcatCTTCCGGTTGAGTTGGAGCATCGTGCACATTGGGCTGTCAAAGCATTCAATATAGACATTGATGCCGCTGGAATCCATAGgaaattgcaattgaatgagcttgaggagattaggaatgaagcttatgagaacactttcatttacaaggagaaaacaaaggccacccttgacaagatgattcgtggtAAGACATTCTCTATAaggcagaaagtgttactcttCAATTCCCATCTTCGGTTGTTTCCGG tccaaattcaaagtttgaaaACGGGACATGAATTCAAGGTCAATGGAGACCGTTTGAAGCCCTGGTATGAGACATTTGAGTAG